The Anabas testudineus chromosome 14, fAnaTes1.2, whole genome shotgun sequence genome includes a region encoding these proteins:
- the tpte gene encoding putative tyrosine-protein phosphatase TPTE: MSSVHFSPGSDAGVNGNIAKMEDAKVEIDDGKDESMVPDTMYHNIRKKITPFVMSFGFRIFGVILIIVDIVLVIVDFSLPDKSREVGEALEAVSLTISFFFLFDVLLRVYVEGFHVYFSSKLNIIDACVVVVTLVVTIVYTFTDLSGASLIPRVVTFLRGLRIIILVRVFRLAAQKKELEKVTRRMVSENKRRYQKDGFDLDLTYVTDRVIAMSFPSYGKQSFYRNPIKEVARFLDTKHEGHYKVYNLCSEKGYDPKFFHYRVERVFIDDHNVPSLEDMLKYTASVREWMAVDPANIIAIHCKGGKGRTGTMVCTWLIDSDQFESAQDSLNYFGERRTDKTQSTKFQGVETPSQSRYVGYYEIMKTTFNRQLPPPKALRIKSIRISSIAGVGKGDGSDLKVKIIVKKELVFHCVCAEQQNCKVFPDVGNNAVLISLENMPVVEGDVKVMFDSSAGLPKGYEDVPFYFWFNTSFIVDNKLFLPREELDNPHKPKTWDLYKSDFAVTLYFSDQ, encoded by the exons ATGTCCTCTGTCCATTTCAGTCCAGGGTCGGACGCAGGTGTAAATGG AAACATTGCAAAGATGGAGGATGCTAAAGTGGAGATTGATGATGGAAAGGATGAGTCTATGGTACCAGACACCATGTATCA CAATATCCGGAAGAAGATCACACCTTTTGTCATGTCCTTTGGATTTCG TATATTTGGAGTGATCCTGATCATAGTGGACATTGTGCTGGTGATTGTGGACTTTTCCCTGCCTGACAAAAGCAGAGAAGTTGGAGAAGCCTTAGAGGCCGTGTCCCTCAccatctccttcttctttctctttgacGTTCTCCTGCGGGTCTATGTGGAGGG GTTCCACGTATACTTCAGCTCCAAGCTGAACATCATAGATGCCTGTGTGGTAGTCGTCACGCTGGTAGTCACCATCGTCTACACCTTCACTGACCTATCAGGAGCTAGTCTCATCCCCAG GGTGGTGACATTCCTTCGTGGCTTGAGGATAATAATCCTTGTGAGGGTTTTCAGACTGGCAGCTCAGAAGAAAGAGTTGGAGAAAGTCACCAGGAGGATG GTTTCTGAGAACAAGCGCCGTTATCAGAAGGATGGATTTGACCTTGATCTCACCTATGTCACAG ACCGTGTTATCGCCATGTCTTTCCCCTCCTATGGGAAGCAGTCCTTCTACAGGAATCCAATTAAG GAGGTGGCGAGGTTCCTGGACACTAAACACGAAGGCCACTATAAAGTTTACAACCTGTGCA GTGAAAAAGGTTACGACCCCAAGTTCTTCCACTACAGAGTTGAACGGGTGTTTATTGATGACCACAACGTTCCGTCTTTGGA GGACATGCTGAAATACACAGCGAGCGTGAGGGAATGGATGGCTGTTGACCCTGCAAACATCATCGCTATTCATTGTAAAGGAGGGAAAG GACGTACAGGTACTATGGTTTGCACCTGGCTCATTGACAGTGACCAGTTCGAGAGTGCACAG GACAGTCTTAACTATTTTGGTGAAAGGAGGACAGACAAGACTCAGAGCACTAAGTTTCAGGGAGTGGAGACTCCCTCACAG AGCCGGTATGTGGGGTACTACGAGATTATGAAGACCACATTCAACAGACAGCTGCCACCTCCTAAGGCCCTCAGGATCAAGAGCATCCGCATCAGCTCCATAGCAG GAGTGGGTAAAGGTGATGGCAGTGATTTAAAGGTGAAGATAATTGTGAAGAAAGAGCTggtttttcattgtgtgtgtgctgaacaGCAGAACTGCAAA gTATTTCCCGACGTGGGCAATAATGCTGTACTCATCAGCCTAGAGAATATGCCTGTGGTTGAAGGGGATGTGAAGGTCATGTTTGACTCCAGTGCT GGACTTCCAAAAGGATATGAAGACGTTCCGTTCTACTTCTGGTTCAATACTTCCTTCATAGTGGATAATAA GCTCTTTCTACCCAGGGAGGAATTGGACAACCCACACAAACCCAAAACGTGGGACCTCTACAAGAGTGACTTTGCTGTCACTTTGTACTTCTCAGACCAATAA
- the si:ch211-287a12.9 gene encoding fibrinogen-like protein 1, with protein sequence MDVSARSLFLKVMPVLLLLALVISMASSTQPSATDSCGPELATIKRNIRTLEKKLLSGKWQVEHLQRHKYFRPFQTAVSKTKPETDTAPGVNHNSSGTSNTDMTLMKQLPPAGSLIVHDKDCSELFDRLKPPSGFYRIRPKLHQDPLLVYCDMEDGGGWTVFQRRRHGKVDFNRDWVDYRDGFGDFKLWNDEFWLGNEHIYSLLSEDKNLVKIDLMDWDGQRSFAFYNNFRITNEADKYRLQYGQYSGKAGDALTGGSGMVEQWSACLSGMQFSTRDQDNDRYLHGSCAEENKAGWWFNRCHAANLNGKFYRNGKYKGQYDNGVVWGTWKGLWYSLRHTTMKVRPQFFLDDIGSGGGGE encoded by the exons ATGGATGTTTCAGCAAGGAGCCTCTTCCTAAAAGTCATGccagtgttgctgttgttggcTCTGGTGATCTCCATGGCCTCTTCCACACAGCCGTCA GCAACAGACTCATGCGGGCCAGAGCTTGCAACTATCAAGCGCAACATAAggacactggaaaaaaaactcttgAGTGGAAAATGGCAGGTTGAGCACCTGCAGAGGCACAAATATTTCCGTCCATTTCAAACTGCGGTGTCTAAAACCAAACCTGAAACTGACACAGCTCCTGGTGTAAATCACAACAGCAGTGGGacatcaaacacagacatgacacTGATGAAACAACTTCCACCCGCAGGCAGTTTAATTGTCCATGACAAAG ACTGTTCTGAGCTGTTTGACAGACTGAAACCACCAAGTGGTTTTTACCGCATCCGACCCAAATTACACCAGGACCCGCTTTTGGTCTACTGTGACATGGAGGACGGAGGAGGCTGGACAGTGTTTCAGAGACGCCGGCACGGAAAAGTTGACTTCAACAG AGACTGGGTGGACTACAGAGACGGCTTTGGTGACTTCAAACTGTGGAACGACGAGTTTTGGTTGGGGAATGAGCACATTTATTCCCTGCTCTCAGAAG ATAAGAATCTGGTGAAGATAGATCTAATGGACTGGGATGGACAGAGAAGTTTTGCATTTTATAACAACTTCCGGATCACTAATGAGGCC GATAAGTATCGTCTCCAGTATGGGCAGTACAGTGGGAAAGCTGGAGATGCTCTGACCGGTGGTTCCGGGATGGTGGAGCAGTGGTCCGCCTGCCTCAGTGGCATGCAGTTCAGCACCAGAGATCAG GACAATGACCGCTACCTTCATGGCAGCTGTGCTGAGGAGAATAAGGCCGGATGGTGGTTCAACAG ATGTCATGCTGCCAACCTGAATGGGAAGTTCTACCGCAATGGGAAGTACAAGGGCCAGTATGACAATGGTGTGGTGTGGGGGACCTGGAAAGGCCTTTGGTATTCCCTTAGACACACCACCATGAAGGTGCGCCCACAGTTTTTTTTGGATGACATAGgcagtggaggaggtggggaaTGA